Within the Mus caroli chromosome 10, CAROLI_EIJ_v1.1, whole genome shotgun sequence genome, the region AGAGAAGCCCCAGTGCTCGGGAGAGGGGCCATGGCATCAGTGCTGAAAATGCCAAGAGCCTGGTTTCTGCAGCTAGGGCCCCAAACAATGGCACTAGGAAttgggaatgattttttttttagcatggaAGGCTGGCCCCTTGGCAACTCCCTAGCAACCAGGTGCTCAGTCTGAGCAACTCCGGTCAGGTCCTTTTAGGTCATCAGGGCCTTAGTAACTTGGAACCCAGTCACCAGTAATCAGAACCTGGTCCTTAGCAACCAGGAAGCAATTCCTTAGTAACCAGAGTCCATCCCCTGCTTTGAGGGCTCAGAGGCACACATTGATCTGCTTGGAGAGTTCTCTCTCCAGATCCAGGATGAGGGCATCAAAGTCTTTGAGATTCAGGTGTGGGTTGAAGGGTGCATCAAACTCATCTTCGAAGTCGGTAGTGCCCCTCGGCTCTCCAGTCTCATCATCATCTTCCTCACTGTCACTGCCTGTCACATGGTCATAGTCAGGCCCGGACAGGAAGTCCCGCCCACACGGCAGTAAATCGCCTCCGCACACACTCCAGTCGCCTGCATAGCGGTTGCTTGGGGGACTTTCGGGGCCTCCGCGGCCCCGAGGCCGAGTCACCACTTCTGGACCCGCCAGCGGCAAGTGCAGAGGTGGCTGTCTTTTGGGCCTCAAATACGGTGCGACTGCGCCGTCTGGGGTATCTGAGGGCCGTCTGGTATCTGCGGGGTCCAAAAGGAGGATAAGTTGTGATACAAGGGAGTGATCCCTGATTGGCTTTTTGAGAGGCAAGCTTACAAATTTAACCCACTCAAGAGGCATGACCCTCTTTAGATTCCAACCCATGATTGGTTAGTAGGGAAGCATAAATGTGTAAGGGAGGCTGACTGGGATGGGCGGTGTTCACCTGGCCAAGACTGTAACAGGTAATGCAGGACTTCAATGTGGCGCTTGAAGTCCACAGCACTGGTGACTCCTGGGCCAGAGCTACGGAGCCGGGGCCGAGAGGGTGTTTGTCTCGCTGGTAGCAACACCGGTCCGAAGCACACTGCCAAGTTCTGCGGGGTCATGCGGTTGTGGGTGTGGAAGGAAGAGACAAGGCGCAGATGGTCCAGAAGAAGCGTCAGGGTGGCCTGTGGAGAGAGTTGCTAGGGTGGGCACGAGGCGGGCAAACCCGAACCCTTGTGGCACTTGCAGGATAGTCAGGGGTGGCTTAGAGTGGAGGCACTTCCGTTCAAGTTCTCATAGCCATAGGGGAGGTGTTAGTATTAGGAATGCATTTTGCCAAAGTTGAGAttaagaccaaaagcaacttagctTTGGAATGGAAGGGTTTGAACTCCAACCCATGCCGTGTTAGGCAATTTCAAGGACTTTTCTAAGATCTCACAGCCAGTATTTTTGCTTGTGTTAGGTTGGCAGATCTGTTTGTTCAGTCAGTTTGCTAGGCAGCCCAGTCTGGCTTGGAAGTGgctatgtggctcaggctggcctcagctagaaatcctcttgctttttttttttttttttttccagatttactcattttattttttttttacatataaaactattatttttattacatcttttcctcaattacatttccaatgctatcccaaaagtcccccataccctcccccctacttccctacccaccctttcccatttttttggccctggtgttcccctgtactggggcatataaagttttttgactcttgagtgctaggaGTAGAGGCGTGTAACACCGTACCTGGATAGAGCGTGTGTATGGACAAATCTTGGCTGTTTGACCTCAGGCAAATCACCAAACTgagccttgattttttttttttaacccaggaATTGACAGATGAATATCAAGTACATTGTTGGCATTGATGATCATGTATGATGATTACATCTTAGGCATGCTTAAAGCACTACACTGGTATTAGCTGCTCTATGAGCCAAAGTTCCTAGCATGGCCAACTCACCCTCTCCACATCTGGCAGGCAGCTGAGGAGCCCTCTGGTGCCTTCAGGACCCAGGGAAGCCCTGCTTGGGTGTCCTTGGGCCATGGCTTCCAGCACCACCTGGTAGAGGGGCTGGGTGATGAGTGGAGTAGGCAGTTCTCGAAGATAATCCTTGAGGATGCCTGTGGACAGAGGGGTTCTCTCTGGTTAAGGTACCCTGGCTTCTGAAGCCAGAGGGGGGTCACTGGGGCTGACAGTGGTAGTGAGAAGAGGGCAGGtgtataagaaatgaaaataggatcagacaggagagaggagggttCACAGGAGGCCTCCAGAGCAGCCTGGAGGTGACAACTGAAAGAAGTGAGCAGGCAGTGGAGAAATGGCGTGCTGACCTGTGATGACATTGATATCAGGGTACACATCTTCAGAGAGGCACACAGCCGCACTGTCCTGCTCAAAGGCATCTCGAAGCTCTTTCTTCACTGCTGCTGAGCCACACAGACGGTACAGCCCCACTACCTGGGGATAAAGATAAAGAACGTCTTGCTGGAGGGCCATAAGACAGCAAAGCCTGGATATTTGGACAAGggtgactgtggatgtgatggcCTGGGAGGGTAGGGCCATTCACATGCATCTTCACTGGCTGCCTTCCCACTGCTGTCACAGGGGCCCCTGAGCCAGGCCTAGTACTTCAGCACTctgaggccaaggcaggagggtcaccTAGGCTATAGATTATAGTGTgtgttcaaggcaagcctgggcaacttggtgaaaccctgtctcaaaaaaataaaacgaaggctgagggtgtagctcaacagtaaagtgcttgctgagcaagtaTGAGGGCctatgttcaatccccagcaccaggaataaaacaaaacccGAGACACATAACCTAGCTTTCTCAATTCCCCAAGGTTGGACCACTTGTCTAGAGTCTCTTTCCTCTGACTTCACAGTTCAACTCTTCCAGGAGGCCTTCTCAGACTAACCCAAGCAAGTCAGGAAGTGAGGGCCGGCTTTAAGCtgtcctataccctcccctcctttctgctttttcttttcttttcttttcttttcttttcttttcttttcttttcttttcttttcttttcttttcttttcttttcttttcttttttcttttcttttcctttcctttcttttcttttcctttcttttttccttccttccttccttccttccttccttccttccttccttcttccctccctccctcNNNNNNNNNNNNNNNNNNNNNNNNNNNNNNNNNNNNNNNNNNNNNNNNNNNNNNNNNNNNNNNNNNNNNNNNNNNNNNNNNNNNNNNNNNNNNNNNNNNNNNNNNNNNNNNNNNNNNNNNNNNNNNNNNNNNNNNNNNNNNNNNNNNNNNNNNNNtctctctctctctctctctctttctttctttctttctttctttctttctttctttctttctttctttctttctttctttcttctttttttggacaGGTGCCACCACGCTAGGCTACCTCCTTTCTTAACTCCCCCTGGCTACCTCCTTTCTTAACTCCCCCTGCCAGCTAGTTTGACATTTATGAAAGTCCAATCATCTTTCTCACTCCAAAGACTGAGTTCCATGAGGGCTAAGCTCTTGTAATAAAAAGGACAGATGATCCGTGGGTCCTGATGCTGCGGAGGGAGTGTTGGTTAAGGGGTTCCAAGGAATATGTATGTCTAAGGCAGCAGGAGTGGGGGCAGCCGACTCACCCGCAGCCCTCGGCATTCGATCTGCCCCACACACTTTCGGATGATGAGAGGCACCTGGCCTGGGGACTGCTCACGTTCTACCAGAAGCTGCAGAGGGAGCCCGAAAACACGGGGCTCCGCTGTGGCAGGGGCTTCTTGCTGTTCTGACAATGTTAGCTTGGCATAAAGAAGTCCCTGGGGTTCGAGTCGAACGGCCAGTTGTTGCGCTTGGCACCCTATAGATGCAAGGAGGACTGAGCCAGTTTTATCCTAAAAGTTTCTGTGTCCTGACTCCCCTCATCTAGAACACCCCTCCACCATGAAGCCCAGCCACCCTGGGCACCATGGGAGAACAGGATGCCCTTAGGTGGGTCTTTGTGTCTTGCTCTTACTTCCTGGAAGTCCCAACGTCTTACCTCGAAAGATGGTTGGCAGTAGCACAGTGCCCTGGGCACAAGGCCGGTGCCGCCTCACACCAGGGTCCCATGCAAGTACCAAGGCCCGCAGCAGACGAGCAGCCTCCAGCTCTAGGTGGAAGGTGTGGTCCAGCCTCAGAAAGTCTGGTCCGCTTCGAAGTGGCCCTGTGCGGGCCCGAGCTACCCCATCCACTTGGAGAAGGCAGCAGAGATCTCGTGGAGTAGCCCCGGGAATTGGTCGCAGACCCCCTAGCCCATACAGGTGCAGGCTGAGACGCCCCCAGAGGGCAGCTGGAGGAGTCCGGGCCGATGGACCCACTTCATAGGGCCGGAAGGCAGTGGGTGATGGCAGTCCTCCAGGACGCTCAGGCGAATCACCATCGCTGAGGTACCCACCCCTTGGGCTCCTAGTCCCTCCAGCCACTGATGCCTGCCCAGGAGTCCCCACACTGCTGTCCAGGTGATAGCGGCTGATGACAGAGCCTGCTGGGGCGGTCCTCTCTCTATCCCGGCCTGTGCGAGTACTTCTTAGGCTCAGGCGGCGCCGGAGCTCTGGCAGCTTTTTCATCTTCATTGAGAGGCGCCTGGCAGGGCCTGGGGACTTGGTACGGGAGGTTTTGGTAGGGGGGCTGGTAGGGGCTGCACCTGTAGGGAGAGCAAACTTCAGAGTCCAGGGCCTGGGATTGGAGTATGAATCTTGTGGTCCTTGCGGGGCTGAGGATAATATGGCTTAGGAACACCTGGAGTATAGGGTTTGAGGCTTGTGCGTGCTTGTAGGTGAATATAACACTGTGCTTACCTTGGATGTTGGCGCCTTCTGGCTCAGAGGAAGCTAGCTGTGATCCCAAGGGCTCAGGTGCTGGTGGTCTGGGGTCTTCTTCAGGGATGGGGTTGTACCAAATCTCACCAGCAGGCTCCCCACTGCTAGGTGTCCTAGGCCCCAAAGAGATCTCCTCTGGTGGTTTAGCCCCTCCTAGCACCCATCGGCGGCTACTGGGCTCCAGGCTTTGCAGGTAGGCCCCCCGAGTGGGGCTTCGAGGTGCCTCGGGGCTAGGTGGTACCTCTGCTCCAGCCTGAGACCCTTCAAGGACACGAGGTTCTGGTTCTGGGGGTTTGGGCTCTGAGCGCTGGGCTGGGTGGCCTGGTGGAGAATGAAGATGGTAAGACCCAACTCTCGAGTTTCCAGAGGTCCAGGGCGGCAGTCTAGCTAATTGGCTTCAGCCCTCACTTCACATAACCAATTCGACAGCAAGGAAGCTCTTTGCTAGCCTGGAGCCACTGCCTCCCTTGGAACCAGCTGTTTTGTTTGGTTCTAGCAGCTAGCTAATACTTTTGCAGTCCTAGCTTCAAGgtcccctgccccagcccctaGTAATGCAAAAGGGACTGTGAACCAGCCTCAAGAGCCCAGGTCAAATGTCCTTGGAACCTCAGGACATTTCGGCTCTGTCACCCCTCTCCCAGACATTCCATTAATCCTAGAATCTTATGCCTGTCCCTTCTCATTGAGTGGCCTCGAGCAAGCCATTTTCCTGATGCTCCATGTCCTGTTTATGAGGAGATTCAGTATCATCATATTCTCAACCCCCTTCCGGCTTGGAGCTCAGTGTGAGAAGCAACTTTAGACAATAGGATCTGTAGCCCTGCTCAAGGCCCTAGTAGATGCTGCTgctgggaaggcagggcagggaaTGCTGTAGCCCTGCTCAAGGCCCTAGTAGATGCTgctgggaaggcagggcagggaacgctggtttctttttcattcagcACCCTTTTCCCATTTCCCAAATCCTGCCCACAAGTTCTCTTGGATCTTGCCCCTCAGCCCAAGCCAGATTTCTACAGTCAGTGCCCTGTTACCCTGCCCCCCTTATCTTGGCTCTATTCTTTCTCTGACATCATGGTtgatttcctgtgtgtgtttatgtgtgggcaCCCGGATCCCTTCTCTGGCCCTGGGACCCTTGGGACACCCTGGGAACGGCCCGGGAGGAAGAGTCAGGTCCTTGGTATAGTGGCCTCCCTCCTTTAACTGGTTCCTTCCGAAGCCCCCTACCCATACAGCTTTCGTTCCTTTCCATTTCATTCTTGCTGTCTGTGGACCCCCAGATTTAAGGATCTTCTATTTCCACCCTTTGGCCCTCTGTTTCAGGTCTCTGTCATCAGTAGCATAGTCCAGAGAATTGTTTAAAGTCAGTTCACAGGCCCGGGACAAATCACCCAACAACCacgtgcctcagtttctctctgtcttaatAAATAGGACGGTTTCTTGGGGCTGGCCACAGTAGGTGCGGCTGCAGCCTCTGGAGCGATGGTGGCATGGAATTGGGGGAAAGACTGCAATAATAAATATAACCCCGCAGACCTCTCTTTGGTACAGGAGTGTGTACCCAGGAGAGGTGCCCACCACCCAGCCATGTCGATGCCACACAGCTGTCCCCACCTCCCGCCCCTGCCCCGCCACTCTCTGGGCGCCCCTTCGAGGCCCCATTTCCTGTCAGGGGTGAGGCCCCCCTGCCGGGTCTTGCAAGTATCCCTGGGGCTGGCATCTCAGGCCAGCTGCACATAACGGTccgtgccccctcccccccagccccccagcctTACAAAGATCCGGTGCATATTCCTCTCTTGCATCAGGGCTCGCTCCCGGCTTACCCACTAGGTCCAGCTGCGTACCCTACCGGGGACCTGGGGATCTGAGGCTGAGCGAGGCTCCCTTCTCTTACTTTCCGAGAGCCCCCGCACTCACCCCGGTCCTTGGCGTCTGACTTTTTTCGAGGAAGTTTCTCCCGACCCCGCAGGCGGGAGAAGGTCTTCCTGAGCAGCGGCTCGGCCATGCTTGGGCCGCGGCCGGCCGAGTGCGCGCCCCGGGGCTGCGGCCGCCCGCCCCNNNNNNNNNNNNNNNNNNNNNNNNNNNNNNNNNNNNNNNNNNNNNNNNNNNNNNNNNNNNNNNNNNNNNNNNNNNNNNNNNNNNNNNNNNNNNNNNNNNNNNNNNNNNNNNNNNNNNCGGCCCGAGCAGGCGATGCTGGGAGATGTAGTCGCCTGGGGCCAGGAGGGGACATGATGGGGTGCTGGGCTGATCTAACTCTTTAACTATGAATGTCATGGCATAGGCTGGCCCCCCCATAACCATCCTCCTGTGTGATGGCATGCAGCACATTCTGTCGGCTCCCCCAAACCGCATCCAAGGCACACATCAGCTCTTGTCTTTCCTCCTGTCCATCCATCTCCACATCACCCAGTACCTCGACTATGATCTTTCCTTGGGAACCCCAAGTGCAATTTCATGCCTCTCCCACCTGACCCAATTCTCTCACTCCCCAACTCAAGTTACTATTGCTGCTTATTGATCCTCAAGCTTAGTGGTTTCAGACAGCCCGGGATGCTCACTGTCAGGAATATGGACCCGATATAGATGATACTGTCTGCTTTATCTCTACTCAGTCGAGAACACAGCAAGGATAGGTGTATCTCGAAAGTAAGTGGTGAAATCGGAggttgtattattatttttctatttagtaCTGAAATACCGGAGGCTGGACAACTTTCTAAAGTAGACTGAGTTCATGTTGATGTCCTAGCAGCACTCCTtaagacaggaagagaaaaaaaatcttaggttTGGGCTGATTCTTACAACTTAACTTTACTttttatcatgtgtatgtgtatgcttttgtGTGTATGGCACATGGATCGGGGTGCCCAGAAATGGCTGGGAAACAAGCACTTTTAACTGCTccagctctctccagccccacaaaaatAACTTTCGCAAGAACTTAATTTGGTCTCACAGAACCATCTTCTGAAGACAGGCTCCTTTTACCGCGACTAGCCTATTAACAGGGCCACATAGAGGACTAAACTTTCAACACATGAACTGTGGCACAACTAAAGTTCAGGTCTCTTAACTGGTGCGAGGCACAGGCTGGACCTCCACTGGGATAGTGGACTAAGCACCTATGTGGATACCTCTGTGTCCTTGGCTTCCTCCCAGTTCAGTAGTTTTGTGGTAATTGGTGGGTATGCAGGCGTCTAAAAGTGAAGAGTGCAGATGAGTAGAAGGAAGACCTGCGCAGCTTTGCTTATCCAGGCACACGTGGGAGGAGAGACTGTGGTGCTGCAATAGTTTGAAAAGATCTAGTACATTCTAAGAGACTGGAACTTTTGCTGGACCTCACAGCCAGAGTTAATACCACACCTGGAAGTCACCCACGACTGCTAGCCTCCTAAGTACTCCTCGAGTAAGAGAACAATGTAGCAATCAACTCTACTTGTTTTGGATTTCCCATGCAATCAACTTCTTACAACCTATAATGTAATGCATAGCTGGAATCTTAGATTAGGTACTCTTCCCGGCCCCTCACTCAGATAATGGACACGAAAGCAACACTTGCAGAAGCGACTTTCTACCAAAAAACGTCGAAAGTATCCATTTACAGAAATTAGTTGATAAACAGTGATGCTTGTTATCTGTGTCAGTTAGAGACAGATGGAGCTAGCAATTTAATCCCTTGTAAAACTCTGTTGAAGACTTCTGTAAAGTATCCCATTATGTGCTGTTCAGTCCATATAGAGTAaaacactccctccctctctctctctctctctctctctctctctccacacacacacacacacacacacacacacacacacacacacagctcatacCAAACAGGTGGACAGACAGGAACAGATACAGATGCAGGCATACATTTAGACTCATGCAACAGACAGaggacagaaacaaaggaagtaTGACGTAGAGAATTCAAATCTGTATTCTTGGTTAAATGACTCCAAGAAGAGCATTTGGTTTTAAGGTAACATGAATGCATCATTGGTAACTCAGAGTTAATCGCTGATTAACCCAGGCAGGAAATAGTGTTGTGTCCACCTTAAGAAATAAAACCTGCTTCACACTTGTGTTCGATGCTACATTCAGTGCTCAGGGTGGACTTGGAACTAAGATCACATTAAGGCACATTTCTGAACAAAGTCTTTTCACCACCATTTGCCCCACCCACCCGGAAGGTGTAGATCATCACCACAACCTCCATGAATTCTTGGGTCCCATTGAAGTGTTGGCAGGGACTTTTCCTCATTTCCTGTGACGTTCTTGTCCCACACCCCACTAAGAGTACAGGTGGGAGGAGGTGTTTTAGTGTCCATTTGGGATTACCAACTTCAGTGAGGTTAAACTTTAAGCACTCGGGAGTTGAATGAAACAGGGTTGAACTCTCAGTAGCACCAATGAAGAGCAGCCTTTTTTTAAGAGATAGTCTGGAGTCACGGATCTCAGGTCTTGGAGGCTGGAAGCAGCTGCAGGAAAGAATTCCCTTCTGCCGCCTATGAGTGAGCCGTCTTGACATCTTGACAGCTGAGTCAGGAACAAATCTCCCTGCAGCTGGCACTGGTTGAGTCATTGAGGTTGGCTTGGGGCAGAAGCCTCAGGCATTGGAGTTGCTGACTAGCCTGTCCAGGAAAGTCTAACCTTGAAGTCTTCAGGCTTCTTCCTCTGCAAAGAGCCAGAATATCTGGGGCTGGGTTCCCAGCTCAAGCTAGGAGCTGGGCGTgaagtctttcttctttcctgtctctactGGATTCTGCAGCTGCTCTGGCTTCGCAGTTCCAAATATCCAAATTTCTAGAGATGTCAGCTAGGTACAAATGTGGGTATacaaagaagatgaaagaaatggGACTAGTCTATCCTGGTTGGTGAGGGGAGGAACCCTGAACTAGCTAAAAGTTGTCAGAAGTTCATGATTACATCAGCAGATCTTTATctctgcagaggcagagaaactACAAAGAAAGTTTCTGCCCATCCCTGGTTAGTGCTTTGATCTTTGAAGGCAGCCTACAGCTTCCTTTAGCCAGGTATTTCCTTCTACAaggttaggtgtgtgtgtgtgtgtgtgtgtgtgtgtgtgtgtgtgtgtgtgtgtgtatgtgttaggaTGGGGGGGTGTTGGGGTAGCGTTACTGCAGATAGCAGCTCCTCTGCCCTAAAGGTTCAAGCATGCCAGCTGTCAGCTCTATATCAGGGAACCCTACCTATCTCTCTGGCCATGGGATTTACTTACTATGGTTTTAGTTTGGGTCTTCCTGTTGtgtccctgtttttttttttttttttttccaaataaagttTTCCTAGAGTCAGGCTAGATAAGATTTAGGAAGTAAACACACGTCTCAGGAAGTTCTTGAAATTTACAAAATTCACCAGACCTCCTCAGGATTATATAAGTAGTGGCAATCACTAGAAAGGGGCTTCACTAGCAAGTCTTAAGGAGTTTTTCCTCCAGGGTACAacagatatagctcagtggcagagtgcttgcctaatatAGACAAGACCCTTGGTTTGATCCTTGCActgtgaaaaaataaattgtgaCTCCCTCTATTGTGTCATCAAATAAGTCTTGTGGGACTTCTAAATACAGGATCACATAGATTAAAATATTTGCCCCATTCTGTGGAGTTCACAGAGAAGTGGACATTTGGCAGTTAGAACTTCCGTGAGACCCTCCACCCCCTCCAGATGAAGCTTTAGTGAGTTCTTCTCAGAGTGTGCCGGAAGTGACTTTCTGGCCACTCTCATCAGGTTGTCTATTATTTTTAGGTCTCTCCCTCCACGGGACAGCCCTGAGCTATCAGGTACAGATGTAGACCACATAAATGGCTACCAACTTCAtgatgtgttgtgtgtatgttcacatcAACTTGAATTGGAATCCTTcatgtctttctttgttctggcaCGCAGTCTTGGGACAGTAAGTATATTTGAGTTCAcagatttgggttttgtttgttgtttcatttGGCTGAAAGCTCATGTTTGAATGATCTTGTTGTTCAGGCTATCTATGGTTAAGGCTTACTTGACTGGGTCACAGTCATGATGTGTATGTacgtgagagagagaaagagagagagagagagagagagagagagagagagagagagagagagagagagagagagagagagagagagaggaatccaGAGACTGCCAAGGATCCAGACTCCTTTGTCTGTAACAACTGTGAAGTAATTTTCTCTTGTAGGCTAGCATTACTTACAAGAGTGTTGTCTCTGCAACTTAATTCTCTCCTAATAGGCTATGCCTCTTAAAGATCTCACTGTATCCCAACACagcctgaagtggaaacttatggtttctttggaaagttggtgtGCTGGAAtgtattttgctggggcaaacacatgaaggggtgttttcctgaagcagacacaggtgaaaggatgttttgctaaagcaggcATGTGAGCAtgataaaggattctttgctactgacacacatgtattgacTCACTTTATATTGCATAACGGAGCTCTGTTTGAcatgactccatagagagaaacacaccaaaacaaaaaacaaacaaacaaaaaacttctggtggtgagTTGGCGGCTTCTTACTGT harbors:
- the Syde1 gene encoding rho GTPase-activating protein SYDE1, which gives rise to MAEPLLRKTFSRLRGREKLPRKKSDAKDRGHPAQRSEPKPPEPEPRVLEGSQAGAEVPPSPEAPRSPTRGAYLQSLEPSSRRWVLGGAKPPEEISLGPRTPSSGEPAGEIWYNPIPEEDPRPPAPEPLGSQLASSEPEGANIQGAAPTSPPTKTSRTKSPGPARRLSMKMKKLPELRRRLSLRSTRTGRDRERTAPAGSVISRYHLDSSVGTPGQASVAGGTRSPRGGYLSDGDSPERPGGLPSPTAFRPYEVGPSARTPPAALWGRLSLHLYGLGGLRPIPGATPRDLCCLLQVDGVARARTGPLRSGPDFLRLDHTFHLELEAARLLRALVLAWDPGVRRHRPCAQGTVLLPTIFRGCQAQQLAVRLEPQGLLYAKLTLSEQQEAPATAEPRVFGLPLQLLVEREQSPGQVPLIIRKCVGQIECRGLRVVGLYRLCGSAAVKKELRDAFEQDSAAVCLSEDVYPDINVITGILKDYLRELPTPLITQPLYQVVLEAMAQGHPSRASLGPEGTRGLLSCLPDVERATLTLLLDHLRLVSSFHTHNRMTPQNLAVCFGPVLLPARQTPSRPRLRSSGPGVTSAVDFKRHIEVLHYLLQSWPDTRRPSDTPDGAVAPYLRPKRQPPLHLPLAGPEVVTRPRGRGGPESPPSNRYAGDWSVCGGDLLPCGRDFLSGPDYDHVTGSDSEEDDDETGEPRGTTDFEDEFDAPFNPHLNLKDFDALILDLERELSKQINVCL